The genomic region GCTGGTCGGCTTCGTCCGGGTCGACCAGTAGGAGGACCTCGCGGAACGTGATGCAGCCCAGGTTCTCCATGGCGCCGAAGGCGAAGTCGGGCAGGGCGACCAGGTCGACCTTGCCTCCCGGTACCTCCAGGTCGTACCAGTCGGCAAGCCACCGAAGCGAGTGGGTGGCCACCTCCAAGGCGAACGCCGTTTGGTGGCCTCGCCCCGGCGGGTAGACAATCCGGACTGGCACGCCATCCACGTCGACCGGCTCGGTCGCCTCGAGCGGCCCGACCACGAAGGCCACCAGGTAGGTGGACAGGGGAATGGTGTCGACGAACGCCACCCGGTCGGTGCCGTTGCCCAGTGGGGTGCGCGAGGCCTGGGCACCGTTGGACACGGCCAGCAGGTCCTCGGAGACGATCAGCGACACCCCGAACGTGGCCTTCATGTCTGGCTCGTCGAAGCACGGGAAGGCCCGGCGAGCGTCGGTGGACTGGAACTGGGTGGCGGCGATGGTGTGCTCGGTGCCGTCGTCGGCGACCAGGGTGCTCCGGTAGAAGCCTCTTAGCCGGTCGTTCAGGATTCCTGAGAACGACACCTCCAACCGGAGCGGCCCGACGGCCCACGGTTCAGAGGCGTCTAGGTGGAGCCGCTGGTCGGCCTCGTCCACGGTGACCGACAGGGGGATACGTCGGTCTGCCACCACGGCCATCGCCTCGTGGACAACCAGCTCAGCGGCATTGCAGGTGATCCGGTCGGTGGGCTCCACCACCGTGGTTTCGATGACCACCGTCCCGCCGAAGGTGTGGGCTACCAGGTTGGGGGCCAACTCCAACTCGTAGTGGCGGGGTAGGACGTTCCTGGGGAGGCGGTGGTCGGCCACGGGCGGCGAGCGTACCGGCCGGGCGGGTACCTTTCGCCGACGTGTAGCGGGCATGATGTCGGTTGGACGGTCACCGGGGCCAGTCCTACGGCCCGGGGGAGGCCAGCGTGGGAGAGGCCGTGGGAGACCTTGCGCTGGACGTGGTGGGCGTCGGGAACGCCATCGTCGATGTCCTGGCTGAGGTCGACGAGACATTTGTCGTCGAGCACGGCCTGGCCAGGGGCTCAATGACGCTCATCGACGCCGACCGGGCCGTCGAGCTCTACGCCGCCATGCCGCCCGGACTGGAAGAGTCGGGCGGGTCGGCGGCCAACACCATGGTCGGCGTGGCGTCTTTCGGCGGGCGGGCGGCCTACATCGGCAAGGTGGCCGACGACTTCCTGGGTGAGGTCTTCCGGAGGGACCTGCGCCACGTGGGTGTCCGGTTCGACGTACCTGGGGTGGCCGGCGCCGATCCCACGGGACGGTGCCTCATTCAGGTGACCCCGGACGCGCAGCGAACTATGAACACACACCTGGGGATCTCTTCCCACCTCTCGCCGGACGATGTCGCCCCCGACCTGGTGGCCTCGGCCTCTCACCTGTATTGCGAGGGTTACCTCTGGGATACCGAGGAGGCCAAGGCGGCGATCCGCCGCGCCATGGACGTGGCCCACGCCGCCGGCCGGACGGTATCGCTCAGCCTTTCCGACGGATTCTGCGTGGACCGGCACCGCGACGAGTGGCGGGGCCTGCTGGCCGACCGGGTGGACGTGGTGTTCGGCAACGGCAACGAGATGTGCTCGCTGTTCCAGGTAGACGACGTCGACGCGGCGATCGATGCCGTGTCCAGGGAGGTGGACCTGGCCTTTGTGACGCTGGGACAGCGGGGGTCGCTGGTCATCCACGGGTCCGAACGGATCCCAGTGGTGGCCGACGAACTCCACGCCGTTGTCGACACCACGGGGGCCGGCGACCTGTACGCCTCCGGGGTCCTTTACGGCCTCAGTCAGGGAGCCGACCTAGCCCACGCGGCCCGGCTGGGGAGTATCGCTGCGGCCGAGGTGATTAGCCACCTGGGAGCCCGGCCGGAAAACGACCTGGTGGCCGTGGCCGAGTCGATCCTGGGCTGACCGAGGCGTTCACCGCTCCGATCGGGTGGGACGAGGAACCCGGGGGTACCGTCCGGGTCATGAGCGACGGCTACACCTGCTTCGACGTCAAGTTGGACGGCGGCGTCGCCACGGTCACTCTTAGCCGTGGCGAGCAGCTGAACACCATGACTCCCGCCTTCTGGAATGAGCTCCCGGCCCTGGTGAGGGACCTAGACGCTACCGGGGAGGCCCGAGTGGTGGTGCTGGCTTCCACGGGACGCCACTTTTCTGCCGGCATGGACCTTTCAGTATTCGGCAGCACTCGTCCCGAGGGCGAGACGGGTCGGCTGCGATCCAACCTGCGGGCCAACGTCCTGCACCTTCAGGAGACGTTCTCGGTCTTCGAGAAGGCCCGGATGCCGGTCCTGGCAGCCGTCCAGGGTGGCTGCATTGGCGGGGCGGTCGACATGGTTACGGCGTGCGACATGCGGTACGCCACCGAGGACGCCTTCTTCTGCATCCAGGAGATCAACATTGGTATGACGGCCGACGTGGGCACCCTGCAGCGGCTTCCCAGGCTTATCCCTGAAGGTGTGTGCCGTGAGCTGGCCTACACCGGTCGACGGATGCCGGCCGCTGAGGCGAAGGCCGTTGGCCTGGTCAACGAGGTCTACAGCGACCACGAGGCCCTGCTGGACGGCGTGCACGAGGTGGCCCGCACCATCGCCTCCCGGTCGCCGCTGGCCATCTACGGGTCTAAGCAGATGATCACCTACGCCCGGGACCACTCCACGGCCGACTCACTGGACCACATGGCCACTTGGCAGGCCGGCATGTTCCAACCGGCTGACATGGCCGAGGCGTTCGCTGCGCAGGCCGAGGGGCGGGAGGGCGACTTCGACGACCTGCTGCCCTTCCGGGGTGGCCTGGCCGACGGCGTCTGACCCCGGTTAGGTGAGTACTCGGCCGGTCCACCTGGGCCTGGCCGCGGCCCGGCGCATTGCCCTGGCCGCCCAGGGGTTCGCCGACCGTCCACCCTCCGGGCGAGTCGACGTCCGGCACTTCCGACGGGTCCTGGGGCGTCTCGGTCTGCTGCAACTGGACTCGGTGCAGGCCGTCTGCCGCTCCCACTACTTGCCCGTCTACAGCCGACTTGGCGCCTACGACCGTGCGGCCCTGGACCGGTGGCTGTGGCACTCCGGCGAAATGTTCGAGGCGTGGTTACACGAGGCATCGATCCTGCCCGTCGACCGGGAACCCTCTCTCCGGTGGCTCCGGGCCCGGGCCCGGGCGGGCGAGACGTGGGCTGGCCTGGCCGCCCTAGCCAAGAAACGGGCCGACTACGTGGCCTCCGTCCTCGACGAGGTGGTGTGCCGAGGGCCGATCACCGCCGCTGACCTCGCCGACCCCCGTCCCCGGACCGGGTCCTGGTGGGACGGACGCTCGGACGGCAAGCGGGCCGTGGACTGGTTGTTCCGGGTGGGCGACGTGGGGAGCCGGCGGGTCGGGAACTTCCAGCGCACATACATGGTGTTCGACGAGGTCGTTCCAGCTTCCGTCCGGGCGCGCCCCACCCCCTCGGAAGCCGACGCCCAGGCCGATCTGCTCGAGGAGGCAGGACGTTGCCACGGGGTGGGGACGGCTGCTGACTTGGCTGACTACCACCGGATCAGCCTCCGCGAGGCACGGCCACGGCTGGACGACCTGGTGGACCAGGGTCGCCTGGTGCCGGCCACCGTGGACGGCTGGCGCGACGACGCTTTCCTCCATCCCGACGCGACCCGCCCCCGGTCGGTGGCGGCCCGGGCCCTCCTGTCGCCCTTCGACCCGGTGGTGTGGTTCCGGCCACGGGCCGAGCGGCTCTTCAACTTCCGGTACCGCATCGAGATCTACGTGCCGGCCGGCAAGCGAGAGTACGGGTACTACGTGCTGCCGTTCCTCTTAGGCGACCGCCTGGTGGGCCGAGTGGACCTCAAAGCCGACCGGGCCGCCGGCCGACTCCTTGCCCGCGGCACGTATGCCGAAGAGGGGGTCGACCGGAACTGGGTGGCCGTCGAGCTCTCCGCCGAGCTTGACCGCCTAGCCGCCTTCCTGGGGCTGTCCGAGGTGTCGGTGGGACCCAGGGGAAACCTGGCCTCCGCCCTGCGCTCGACCCGGCGAGGCTGAGCGCCGAAGGGCTCAGGTGCGGGCCCGACACCAGGCGGCGTAGCGGGACAGGTGGCCGAGGGCGACCACGGCCCGGTCGGCTGACGGGTAGCAGAGCCGTCCCGACTCCCGGACGGCGGTGACCATGGGATTGTCCGGTTGGGCCACGGCCAGTTCCGAGGCCACTAGCACCGGCTTGCCGTGAGAGGTGGCGGCCGCCACCGCCGCCTCGGCGTACCGCTGCTCCTGACGCTCGTGGAAATCAACGATGCGGTCCAGGCCATAGTCGGGATGGAAGGGGCCGTCGCGGGTCAGTGCCGCCGTGTTGCCCTGGATGCCCAGGCCCAGCTGGACCACTGAGTCGACGGCCGGGTGGCCGGCCACCAAGTCGAGCAGTTCGGGGATGGTGTCCCGGGTTTCGCCCCCCGCCAGGTCCACCGGGTTGTTCCGGCTCCAGCGTGGCGGGAGCAGGGCGTCCACGGAGGCCAGCAGGTCAGCAGGCAGGGCGGTCAGGACCAGGTCGGGATGGGCGGTCACGGCGTCCGCGGTGACCACCCCCCAGCCTCCGGCCGTGGTCAAGACCAGGACACCGTTCCCGCCCGGCAGGGGCTGAGTGGCCAAGGTGGCCGCCGCCTCGAAGGCCGCCTCGATAGTGGTCGCCCGGACCATTCCGGCCTGGCGGGCCATACCGTCGAACACCCGGTCGTCGGTGGCCAGGGAGCCGGTGTGGGAGGCGGCAGCCCGCTGGCCACCGTGGGTAGCCCCACCCTTGACGACAACCACGGGCATCCGGGGGGTCACCGACCGGATTCGCTCGAAGAAGTCTCGGCCGTCGTCCAGGCCCTCCACGTAACAGAGCCCGACGTCGGTTTCCGGATCGTCGGCGAACCACTCCAAGTAGTCGGCGACACCAGTGGCTGCCGCGTTGCCGGCCGACACCGAGCGGCTCAGGCCGACGCCCGTTTGGCTGGCGTAGTTCTGGAAGGCCGACACAAAGTTGCCGG from Acidimicrobiales bacterium harbors:
- a CDS encoding adenosine kinase, with the protein product MDGHRGQSYGPGEASVGEAVGDLALDVVGVGNAIVDVLAEVDETFVVEHGLARGSMTLIDADRAVELYAAMPPGLEESGGSAANTMVGVASFGGRAAYIGKVADDFLGEVFRRDLRHVGVRFDVPGVAGADPTGRCLIQVTPDAQRTMNTHLGISSHLSPDDVAPDLVASASHLYCEGYLWDTEEAKAAIRRAMDVAHAAGRTVSLSLSDGFCVDRHRDEWRGLLADRVDVVFGNGNEMCSLFQVDDVDAAIDAVSREVDLAFVTLGQRGSLVIHGSERIPVVADELHAVVDTTGAGDLYASGVLYGLSQGADLAHAARLGSIAAAEVISHLGARPENDLVAVAESILG
- a CDS encoding CoA-binding protein produces the protein MTRDLTPLFEPRGVVVTGVSSHPGKFGFVTLHNLLSCGYRGDVFAVGRGEDTILGRPVLASVDAVPHGAADLLVACTPVSANEEIIRSAAARGVRAIFVAAGGYAEAGPEGAEAEARLVTLADELDLVLAGPNGQGVTSPPVGLCAQIVAPFPPRGRIGVASQSGNFVSAFQNYASQTGVGLSRSVSAGNAAATGVADYLEWFADDPETDVGLCYVEGLDDGRDFFERIRSVTPRMPVVVVKGGATHGGQRAAASHTGSLATDDRVFDGMARQAGMVRATTIEAAFEAAATLATQPLPGGNGVLVLTTAGGWGVVTADAVTAHPDLVLTALPADLLASVDALLPPRWSRNNPVDLAGGETRDTIPELLDLVAGHPAVDSVVQLGLGIQGNTAALTRDGPFHPDYGLDRIVDFHERQEQRYAEAAVAAATSHGKPVLVASELAVAQPDNPMVTAVRESGRLCYPSADRAVVALGHLSRYAAWCRART
- a CDS encoding crotonase/enoyl-CoA hydratase family protein, coding for MSDGYTCFDVKLDGGVATVTLSRGEQLNTMTPAFWNELPALVRDLDATGEARVVVLASTGRHFSAGMDLSVFGSTRPEGETGRLRSNLRANVLHLQETFSVFEKARMPVLAAVQGGCIGGAVDMVTACDMRYATEDAFFCIQEINIGMTADVGTLQRLPRLIPEGVCRELAYTGRRMPAAEAKAVGLVNEVYSDHEALLDGVHEVARTIASRSPLAIYGSKQMITYARDHSTADSLDHMATWQAGMFQPADMAEAFAAQAEGREGDFDDLLPFRGGLADGV
- a CDS encoding winged helix DNA-binding domain-containing protein codes for the protein MSTRPVHLGLAAARRIALAAQGFADRPPSGRVDVRHFRRVLGRLGLLQLDSVQAVCRSHYLPVYSRLGAYDRAALDRWLWHSGEMFEAWLHEASILPVDREPSLRWLRARARAGETWAGLAALAKKRADYVASVLDEVVCRGPITAADLADPRPRTGSWWDGRSDGKRAVDWLFRVGDVGSRRVGNFQRTYMVFDEVVPASVRARPTPSEADAQADLLEEAGRCHGVGTAADLADYHRISLREARPRLDDLVDQGRLVPATVDGWRDDAFLHPDATRPRSVAARALLSPFDPVVWFRPRAERLFNFRYRIEIYVPAGKREYGYYVLPFLLGDRLVGRVDLKADRAAGRLLARGTYAEEGVDRNWVAVELSAELDRLAAFLGLSEVSVGPRGNLASALRSTRRG